The Acinonyx jubatus isolate Ajub_Pintada_27869175 chromosome D3, VMU_Ajub_asm_v1.0, whole genome shotgun sequence DNA segment AATCAATAAATGGATTGCTGTCTTACGTTTTCTTGGCCTATTTCCAATGCTTATCTCCAGTAGTGGAGAGAGGTAAGTCAGTTGCACTGGGTTTGCACattatttctagcagtttttaaaattttattttaagttgtgACTTTATGGGTTTTTGATgccagagaatgagaaaagaactCCCATTCCATGTTTCAGATTATTGTCACACGTCACTTTTTTACAGACACTAAGACTCgatagatacatattttaaaagactataggggcacctgggtggctcagttggttgagcttccaactttggctcaggtcattatctcacattcatgggttcgagccctatgccaggctctgtgctgacagctcagagcctggagcctgctttggattctgtgtttccctctctctctgcccctcctctgcttgtgctgtttctcaaaaaataaagtaaaatgttaaaaaaaataaaacactgtgaaCACTTCCCATTAACAGGTGgctagataaacaaaatgtgggatttccatgcagtggaatatcattcagccatagaaagaaaggaaattctgacacctgctacaacacggatgaaccttgaaaacatgcagagtgaaataagccagacaaaaaaaagtcatcaaatattgtatgattccacttatacagGATACCTGGAGTGGGCAAATTcatagacagacagagagaatagAGGTTCCTAGGAGCTGcaaggagagagaacaggaatTGCTGCCGAAGACCACACAGTTTCTGTTTGGAATGAAGAAAAAGTTGTGGAAacagatagtggtgatggttacacaacttaAGTTCAATGAAGAATGCACTCAGgtccactgaattgtatacttaaaaatggttaaaatggtaaactttatgttTTATCTATATtaccataatttctttaaattttttttaatgtttatttttgagacagagagagacagagcatgaacgggggagggtcagagagagagggagacacagaatctgaagcaggctccaggctctgagctgtccgcacagagcccgacgcggggctcgaactcacagaccatgagatcatgacctgagccgaagtcggacgtttaactgactgagccacccaggcgcccccataatttcttttaaaagactaTAAATACTTGGCTCTCTTTGGGGTATCTGACAAGTCAGTCTGACAGATCCTTGTTGAATTGCTACCAGGTACCAGCACTTTTTagacaatgaaaatacaaatgatcAAGACACAGACAGCCACTGCCCTACAGTCAAAATCCTACTAAAGGCCTGGTATAGATGCAGCCACCTCTTCCATTCACTTAATTTCTTGGAACAAGTATTTTGTAGTAACTGTGTGAAGGGTTTAAGAATGTgaagtataggggcacctgcatggcttagttaagctccaacttcactcaggtcgtgatctcacagctcgtgagtttgagtcccgagtcgggctccgtgctcacagctcagagcttggagcctgctttggattctgtgtctccctctctcactctgcacctcctccgctcatgctctgtctctgtctcttattcattaaaaaaactttttttataaaagaatgtaaagtataTAGGAATAAATAAGTAATGGTTCCTACCCTCAAAGGGTGATGGAACATGCACACTGAAAGTTACGAACACCACCTtttactggtgtgtgtgtgtgtgtgtgtgtgtgtgtgtgtgtgtgtgtgcacgcctaATACTGATAGTAGAAACATGGgaagttgaaaaggaaaaaagtttacACAAGAAAGACATTTTGAGTGAGAACAGCGTGGACATACTTGGAGGGCAATGGGCAGCTAATTGTAGTTTTCATAGTCAATTTGTATACAATGTAGAGCCTATCTTCATCTTAAAATATCTTGAAAGGTTGGCATGTAAAAAAGGATGCAGACCGTAAGAAGTGTACATGTTTCCTCAAGaagtctcatttgtttttttgtttttcttttctattttatatattgtagtGTTATTCAGTATTCTTATTTtgatgatattttatatattatttcttttccattaacatttttacattttaaatgtttcccaATCTCTATCCTTTTAGGAAAACAAAGTCAAGGCGCCTAATCTGACCACTAAACAAGTGTTTAGGTCCTCTCTGACTCAGGCCCCTTGCACCAGACCTGTCCTGGCTCAGTGTCTTGTACCAGGTTCAGGAGCCATGAACCACAGGATGGAGATTCCAGGCAGCCAGCTGAAGAAAACCTGGGTGTCTTCAGCACTGCACCTCCAGCAGCAGTCTGTTCAGAGCGGAAAGAAATCCCTGTCTGACAAGGCACCACAAGTACATTTGGAAGCACCAAAGCCCAACACAGGAAACCTTCAAGTTCAAGGCACAGACTTAAGCTCCCAGAATAATACTGCCCCTACATTCATACCAGTTTTCAAAAATCGATCCTTGCAGATGAATAAAAAGATCTTAGAACCTGGCAACCTGAAAAGGGAACAGCATGTTGTTACAGAATCTAAATTCTTTTCACTTAAAACTAGTGTGATCCAAAATGACAAGCTGAATTTAGATCCAgctattaaaaaaagatctaatCATAACATTCAGATGAATGCTAGAAATTTAAATCAGAAGATTTCCAGACTTCTGCAAGGAAAAAATACTGAGTCCTgtgaaaatatgacaaaatatccCCCTTCTAATGGAGAATCACCAACTGTGAGTTTAAATGAAAGTAAACACCTCTCTAATAGTTCAGTATCTCATATATCAAATAACAGTTTAGGTGTAATAAAAAGTGCGGTTGACTTCCAagtgaatagaaaagaaaatttaacaaggaaatatataacacaaatttTGGGGAAAGGCCGCGaatcactaaaaatgaaaaaaccatACATTTTTGAatcagacacagaaacagaagatcCCCAACTACTGCAGCCACAATCAATAAATCAGACTATAAAAGCTGATGTAAGTGACCACAAATTGATGATAAGCAAAACATCCCAGAGGTCTAAAAGAAGATTGTGTCAAGAATCTTCAAAAGCTTCAAAGAGACCTCATTCCAATACTATCCATTATGGACAGTCCAGTTTTCCTAGgagcaaggtaaaaaaaaatttttttaatctgggttATTTGCCATATGGTGGGCCCCTAAAATCCCTAAATAAAgatttaagtgatttgcccaagatcatcTAGAAACATAATGAGAAATAGAGTATCTGCTCTAACACAACTGCAAGTATATACAGTTCATTTTCACCAAGTGTGATTCTTCAATCTGATTACAGATACATGATGTGGACAAATCAAAAGTTCAGAAATCTCTCATCATTCCTAAAACTTAGAACATGGATGTGAAGGAAGGACATGACTACCAGGTAACTTAGGTGacctattttcctttatttttcattacattaTCTGAACTGGAATTGCCACGTTTAGGGAATCCCCAACCTCTTGGTAAGAAGGAGCtacttttaaattctttgaagctttataatcaacaaggaaataggaAATGTTGGGAACAGTGCAGTCCGTTAATAAGGGCCATACACAGGGTCTGTTGCAAATCGTAAATGACCCCACAGAGTGATGAGGTGGATAGAGGTCCCACTGTGGCTGCCTCCCACTCTGCTCCATGGTCTTTGCAGACTAAGAGGTCATAGCAGTAGCAGATGGCCCAAAGATCCAAGATTCCACAACCACTGGAACATGTACCTTTGGGACTTTTACCCAAGATAATGTTAGTCATTAAAATGTACTCCACAAAATTGCAGCGCTGGCTAAAGACAAACTTGAGATTTAACTGATAGTGCTGAGTCCAAGTCACCGAATTCAGAAAACCATGCATCTGGAAACtacattttattccattctgCCATCTGTTTTATTCTAAGAACAAACGTATTACTAAAATATCCACAAATACTTTTTTTGCACAGAACTGTTGGAATATTTTCAATTCAAATTCCttatgaacaaaatagaaaacattttcttcttctatatATGCTATTTCTTTCTGTAATTAATAGAATTTCAGCCTGATTTCAATTAACTGAAAGGTAcataattatattctttttttaaaaaatcatgtagtTCATGTAGTTTTTGACATCTTACATTTTAATACACTCAGTAGGTGGTTGAGGAAAAAGAGTGTGTTTGTTAAAATGccttaaatgttttcattttcattttaaaaataaatctattccagatttcataattttttacaAGTATAGAACTTCCCCACTTTGAATTACTTAAGaactaacataatttttaaaactttttttaatgtttacttatttttgaaagagagagagagcatgagggggcaaggagcagagagagagggagacacagaatccaaagcaggctccaggctctgagctgtcagcacagagcccgacgcggggctcgaactcacaaaccgtgagatcatgacctgagccaaagttggatgcctaaccgactgagctacccaggcgccccaagacctaagataatttttaagttaaaaaaaaatcattccatcaCCTAGAAATTATAGCATAATGAGAAAAACTACAGGATATCgttatagaaaataatttctgccCAATATAAAGTTAATGTATACCTTGTAAAAATTTGAATAATACAAAAGTTTcaagagaaaagttaaaaaataatctgtaattCCTCTTTGCAGACATAACCCTCTGAATGTGGATGGACATTCACACACTCCTATGAACATGAAATCAGGTTCTGTGCACTGCTGTGGAACCTCCTTTATCACCTGACACTCATTATTCTCATGGGCACATAGGATTCATTCTGTAGCATGGGGGTGTTACTACATTAACTGTCCCTACTGActgacatttaagttgtttccaacTTTTCACTGTGGTTACAATATTGTATAAACCGTGTTGTAAAAGATGGACAAGTATAGAAATGTTTTTGTTagttgaaaatgtctttattttgcccttaaccatttttgttgaaatttctttgaatttattatttttatcattgaagATTTCAAGCTATACAAAGTATAGGTAATAGTGTAAAGagcctctggggcacctgggtgactgggtcagttgagtgtcagactcttgattttggctcaggtcatgatcctagggtcgtgggatcaaaaccctgcgttgggctttgcactgagtggggaacctgcttaagattgtctctcgctccctctgtccttctctcccactcacgtgctctctaaataaataaacaaataaataagttttaaaaaatagtgtaaaaaGTAGTTATCACCCAGcttcaataattattaatattttgccacTATATTTCACCTATTTCTCGCAGATTCACTTttcttactgaattattttttatgtttatttatttattttgagagagagagagcaagggagggacagggagagagagggaaagagtgaatcctaagcaggctccgcactgtcagcgtagaaccCAACACAGGaatcagtctcacaaaccatgagatcttgacctgagctgaaatcaagagtcggatgcctacctgagtgagccacccaggtgtctctttACTGtactattttaaaacagattCAGTACGGCATAAAGTTCACCCATAAACACCTTGATACAGCTCTCTACCCGACGAGGgatagcataaagaaaaaaatatgtgtacgTACTGTGAACCGTCTACAGTGTCTTCACTGACTCACTAAATTTTACTTTAGTCTAACATGCAAACTGACAGGAAGTCCTCAGTAAACATACGATCTATTTCACAGAAGAACTAGAGCCTTCAGTCAAACAACCAAAATACTGGCGTGAAGATTTATTTGTTCAGCTGTATGTgtgtgctctgtgccaggcagtgggCTGAGCACCGTGTCCCTGAAATCACAGAACTGCCGATGGCTGTGTAGTCTAGTCCCCAACCAACCCACTCTGGGCTCCTGGCAAAGATGGAGGAGCCTGAGAGTAAGGAAGCAAATGCAACAGTGACGTTTTGGTCCACGTTACAAAAATTATGGAGCGTATAAAAAATGAGGAACAGAAATAGAGCTTCTCACCGAATTAGTATTTTTCTGGCTTTCAAACATTTTAGATGTTCAATTTACAAAATGTGATACAATAGTTGTggtaagatatttaaaagaaataaaaaccctcACTAATATTGCactgaaataattctttattaaatttaaaaaaataagcagagaacCAAGTATAAGTtgaactttgattttttaaaatgagattcacTATTTTTGCTCCTTCGCTAAACATTACAATTAAAGGCAAAAGCGAATATGAGCTCTACTTGAAGACTGTAAATATAGTTCTTGCTCTTGGAATTGTGCCTGGCTAATTCATTTACTGTGTGTCTTTTACCATAAGCATGTCTTTTTTCCAGagtctattttataatattattttaccattttcataGGGAAACACACCTGGTTTAAAGCCCATTTTGAGTGTGCCTTGCTCATTCTAGAACTGGTATGGTAGACAACGAGTAGACTGCAGTAAAAAATAGTATATCATTGTGTTTGTGAGGCTGTGCTGAAAATACCTGTTAATGAAAATACTATGAATAAGGATATATATTCGGTCACTCAGTCATCCACAGAATGTACTTTCTTAAAACcagtctttccctctgctccacaCATTCCCCGCTGCCTTCCTGCTGCTCTCCTGCTGCTGTCCAGTCTTCATGCCTGAGGTAATAAAGACTTGTTTTATTCTAAGACTAAGTGGactaattaaaaagataaatccaCTGCTTAGTGTGTAGTATCTTCCAGTTCTTTATATAAATAATCTTGCTAGCTCCTCCTGCACTCCATTAGTGTCTAAAACTAATTTATAGGATACTATTTCATTTAGATAAATTTAACCTACATGACAAAGCCTGCTTGTGTTAGGATCAGCCTGTTTTCTGGTGTAAAGTaggtttatttttgctcttacaATATTTATCCTAATGAAAActtaacacaaaaatatatatgatatatatgtagataACTATACTGATTTACTATAGATGATTTACTATAAAGATACTTGATGATTTACTCATCAAGTATTTACTATATGATTTACTATAGAGATACTTGAACAGATTGATTGATTATTTACTATTTCATGTTCAGAGAAGAGGTCCCAGGGAGAATTACTGGCTCAGACTCCCTGAAGAAATTAATgaagattttgtttcatttttaagattataATTTTGAAAGCCAGGATAATTCCAAATCTAATTAGGGAAAACTAAATTGTACTTCCTTgtttaaattttggtttatatGCATCATGgtcaccacccccaccctgccctcaaATCATTCTTCATATTCCAGCTGTGAGTTTTAGAAccattacaattttaaataattttgtgtttgcctatatacagaaacttaaaagattagccatttcatttaaaaacctgtggcaggggcgcctgggtggcgcagtcggttaagcgtctgacttcagccaggtcacgatctcgcggtccgggagttcgagccccgcgtcaggctctgggctgatggctcggagcctggagcctgtttctgattctgtgtctccctctctctctgcccctcccccgttcatgctctgtctctctctctgtcccaaaaataaataaacgttgaaaaaaaaaatttttaaaagcctgtggCAATATGCCAAACTAATGCTAAAGAATCATCTTCATAGAAATGTAAACATCCTTTCTTGAACGATTTATAGTTTaaatttcacagtattttttgcttactatatttgaattttttgtttatatttttattatatatttctgaaattatacattatatatcattttatttgtatttgcttaCCATAGCAAATAGGTAAAAAATACGGGTTTGTCAA contains these protein-coding regions:
- the CD3H18orf63 gene encoding uncharacterized protein C18orf63 homolog; this encodes MNDSRQQSLFFITSPDLHKLCAVRIILSNGVADTEIRSTQMKMCRQLLFLHQDILTSPVPGILNQIWVVMAIPFYKAGKLNAYIEKHGAKVEAPQRVIPVILQNCLSYSLMARLAPAWNKTGHLLVQGREFLSQMGKQSAVVLDINVTETQVCLSIEAYTIRLPPPELREFDISQSVIKDFDTNKNAIIEGRSILSNWCYVLPSMKRGQIISILHTIPPDCPFHSYEDFQMHWDDLMTTKPCYYTQELMKPHVQENKVKAPNLTTKQVFRSSLTQAPCTRPVLAQCLVPGSGAMNHRMEIPGSQLKKTWVSSALHLQQQSVQSGKKSLSDKAPQVHLEAPKPNTGNLQVQGTDLSSQNNTAPTFIPVFKNRSLQMNKKILEPGNLKREQHVVTESKFFSLKTSVIQNDKLNLDPAIKKRSNHNIQMNARNLNQKISRLLQGKNTESCENMTKYPPSNGESPTVSLNESKHLSNSSVSHISNNSLGVIKSAVDFQVNRKENLTRKYITQILGKGRESLKMKKPYIFESDTETEDPQLLQPQSINQTIKADVSDHKLMISKTSQRSKRRLCQESSKASKRPHSNTIHYGQSSFPRSKIHDVDKSKVQKSLIIPKT